From one Bacillus sp. FJAT-42376 genomic stretch:
- a CDS encoding ABC transporter ATP-binding protein, with the protein MNDTPVLHIENVSKRIRHNQILSSVSLTVKSGEILGLLGPNGSGKTTLIRSVLGLVSINTGVISIGGYSVKRNFEKAVSHAGAIVENPEFYNYMSGYYNLVHFANMSDPIGRGRIAEVFDLVGLGERIHDPVRTYSLGMRQRLGIAQAVLHKPQLLLLDEPTNGLDPSGIRELREYLKNLRDKENVGIVISTHLLKEVEDMCDRVAIIKKGRILSVQPVHHEADDLPIRVLFETNQPLEAEEAVKIYSPQPVPGGLEFLVNREDIPHINRKLTENGIDVFAIYPKRKNLEESFLELTEEAPE; encoded by the coding sequence ATGAACGACACCCCCGTATTGCATATTGAAAATGTCAGTAAACGAATCCGGCATAACCAAATCCTTTCAAGCGTCAGCCTGACTGTAAAGAGCGGAGAGATTCTCGGTTTGCTTGGACCAAACGGTTCCGGTAAAACGACATTGATCCGATCCGTTCTCGGTCTTGTTTCCATCAATACCGGGGTCATATCCATCGGCGGCTATTCCGTAAAAAGAAATTTTGAAAAAGCCGTGAGCCACGCCGGTGCGATTGTAGAGAATCCGGAGTTTTACAATTATATGAGCGGTTATTACAACCTCGTTCATTTTGCGAATATGAGTGACCCCATCGGAAGAGGCCGAATTGCGGAAGTATTTGACTTGGTCGGTTTGGGAGAGCGGATTCACGATCCGGTGCGCACCTATTCCTTAGGCATGCGGCAGCGGCTTGGCATTGCGCAGGCTGTCCTTCACAAGCCCCAGCTTCTGTTACTGGATGAGCCAACGAACGGTCTTGATCCGTCCGGTATACGGGAACTCCGGGAATACTTGAAGAATCTGCGGGATAAAGAGAATGTGGGCATTGTGATTTCCACTCATTTGCTGAAAGAAGTAGAAGACATGTGTGACAGGGTGGCCATTATTAAAAAAGGCAGGATTTTATCCGTTCAACCTGTACATCATGAAGCTGATGATTTGCCAATTCGTGTTCTATTTGAAACAAATCAGCCGCTTGAAGCAGAGGAAGCTGTTAAAATCTACTCTCCGCAGCCTGTTCCCGGCGGTCTGGAATTCCTCGTGAATCGGGAGGACATTCCACACATCAACAGGAAGCTCACAGAAAACGGAATTGATGTCTTCGCCATTTACCCGAAACGCAAAAACCTGGAGGAATCTTTCCTCGAGCTGACAGAGGAGGCACCGGAATGA
- a CDS encoding sensor histidine kinase gives MIRTFLRERRSWISFFTLLQLLVLSVAYIDSSVPFTSVLYIVFITMFLFAAFLIRRYHKETKFFKKLAERNHDLDITSVPEPERPFERIVETSILTQTKQLRETSALSQLAVEQEKDEMLAWIHEVKTPLTAMHLIIDRLQDEQTRSHLTHEWLRIHLLLDQQLHQKRIPFMENDLYIESIHLEELIFLEIKTLQSWCMRKNIGFDVHFEAPAVLSDAKWLSFIIRQILTNAVKYSSGQDIILSSRQKEDTVTLEIKDFGCGIDPRDLPRIFEKGFTSTRNHRDQSASGMGLYLAKKAAAPLLISIEADSEPGISTSFTLTFPKQNDFVRTAAM, from the coding sequence ATGATCCGGACATTCCTGCGAGAAAGACGAAGCTGGATTTCCTTTTTTACCCTTCTTCAGCTTCTCGTCCTTTCGGTTGCTTATATCGATTCGTCCGTCCCTTTCACTTCTGTTCTCTATATTGTTTTTATAACGATGTTTCTTTTCGCCGCTTTTCTCATCCGCCGCTATCATAAGGAAACGAAATTTTTTAAAAAGCTGGCCGAACGCAATCATGACTTGGATATCACAAGCGTCCCCGAACCTGAACGTCCCTTTGAAAGAATTGTTGAAACGAGCATTCTCACTCAAACGAAGCAGCTGAGAGAAACGTCTGCTCTAAGCCAGCTTGCCGTTGAACAGGAAAAAGATGAGATGCTGGCCTGGATTCATGAAGTGAAAACACCGCTGACGGCCATGCATCTGATAATCGACCGGCTACAGGACGAGCAAACCAGATCTCATCTCACTCATGAGTGGCTTCGCATCCATCTGCTGCTAGACCAGCAGCTTCACCAGAAGCGGATTCCGTTCATGGAAAACGATTTATATATTGAATCCATTCACCTTGAAGAACTTATTTTTCTGGAAATTAAAACCCTGCAATCGTGGTGTATGAGAAAGAACATTGGGTTTGACGTTCATTTTGAAGCCCCAGCCGTTCTCAGTGATGCCAAATGGCTTTCCTTTATCATTCGGCAAATTCTTACGAACGCCGTGAAATACAGCAGCGGCCAAGATATTATTTTAAGCAGCAGACAAAAGGAGGACACGGTCACGCTTGAAATAAAAGACTTCGGCTGCGGGATTGACCCGCGGGATCTGCCAAGAATATTTGAAAAAGGGTTTACTTCTACGCGGAACCACCGTGATCAATCGGCTTCAGGAATGGGGCTTTATTTAGCAAAAAAAGCCGCCGCTCCATTGCTGATTTCCATAGAAGCAGATTCAGAACCCGGCATAAGCACATCCTTTACCCTTACCTTTCCCAAGCAAAATGACTTTGTCAGAACAGCTGCCATGTGA
- a CDS encoding response regulator transcription factor has translation MFKVLLIEDDASLFTEIKDRLSQWSYEIFGVEDFSCVFQEYTEINPDLVIIDIQLPKYDGFHWCRMIRSHSSVPIIFLSSRDHPSDIVMSMQFGADDYIQKPFHFDVLVAKIQAILRRVYNYSTEKSDLKTWCGATVDLDRNTISNPAGTVELTKNEMYILKLLIEQKNKIVTREYLISQLWDDKRFISDNTLTVNVNRLRKKLEDLELGSFIQTKTGQGYMALEEGFL, from the coding sequence TTGTTTAAAGTTCTATTGATAGAGGATGATGCGAGTCTGTTTACGGAGATAAAAGACCGGCTGTCTCAATGGTCTTATGAAATTTTCGGAGTAGAAGATTTCAGCTGCGTTTTCCAGGAATATACTGAAATTAATCCGGACCTTGTGATTATAGACATTCAATTGCCAAAATACGACGGCTTTCATTGGTGCCGGATGATCCGGTCCCATTCCAGCGTCCCGATTATTTTCCTATCCTCGAGGGATCATCCATCAGATATTGTCATGTCCATGCAGTTTGGGGCAGATGACTATATTCAAAAACCTTTTCACTTTGATGTCCTGGTTGCGAAAATCCAAGCCATTCTCCGTCGTGTATATAACTACAGCACAGAAAAATCAGATCTTAAAACATGGTGCGGGGCGACCGTAGATCTGGACCGGAATACGATTTCAAATCCAGCGGGTACGGTGGAGCTGACGAAAAATGAAATGTACATACTGAAATTGCTTATTGAGCAGAAAAATAAAATTGTCACCCGGGAATACCTGATCAGCCAGCTATGGGATGATAAACGCTTTATTAGTGATAACACTCTTACCGTGAATGTAAACCGTCTCCGCAAAAAACTGGAGGATCTTGAATTAGGATCTTTCATCCAGACAAAAACAGGACAGGGTTACATGGCTTTGGAAGAGGGGTTCTTATGA
- the mmuP gene encoding S-methylmethionine permease — MERETGFQRKMQSRHLIMLSLGGVIGTGLFLSTGYTIQQAGPLGTLLSYLVGAVVVYLVMLCLGELSVHMPETGAFHSYAAKYIGPGTGYTVAWLYWLTWTVALGSEFTAAGLLMQRWFPSVNVWIWSALFAVLIFVLNAVTVKFFAESEFWFSSVKVAAIVIFIILGGAAMIGILPLADSEPAPFLSNFTNEGLFPNGAFAVLMTMLAVNFAYSGTELIGIAAGETENPEKTIPKAIRTTVWRLIIFFVGTIVVLSALLPSSDAGVLKSPFVAVFERIGIPYAAEVMNFVILTAILSAANSGLYAASRMLWSLADKKTISPVFAKVTKRGVPLNALFLSMAGGGLALLSSVIAPDTVYIVLVSISGLAVVAVWMSISASQFFFRRQYIRQGKSVEDLGYRTPLYPFVPIASFVLCLASLIGIAFDPTQRIALYCGIPFILFCYGSYYVTQTMKKRGEVYAEKTQSN, encoded by the coding sequence ATGGAGAGAGAGACTGGATTTCAGCGGAAAATGCAATCAAGACATCTGATTATGCTTTCACTCGGAGGTGTAATCGGGACCGGATTATTCCTGAGTACAGGCTATACCATTCAGCAGGCAGGTCCATTAGGAACGCTTCTTTCCTACCTTGTTGGAGCGGTGGTCGTTTACCTTGTTATGCTTTGTCTGGGAGAGCTATCGGTACATATGCCTGAAACAGGGGCTTTTCACAGCTATGCTGCTAAATACATTGGGCCTGGAACAGGCTACACGGTTGCCTGGCTGTACTGGCTGACGTGGACGGTTGCGCTCGGATCGGAGTTTACAGCGGCCGGGCTGCTGATGCAAAGGTGGTTTCCATCCGTCAATGTCTGGATATGGAGTGCGCTGTTTGCGGTTTTAATCTTTGTTTTAAATGCGGTGACCGTTAAATTTTTTGCAGAATCAGAGTTCTGGTTCTCTTCTGTGAAGGTGGCAGCGATCGTCATCTTCATCATCTTGGGCGGAGCTGCCATGATCGGGATTCTTCCTCTGGCTGATTCTGAACCTGCTCCTTTCCTGTCAAACTTCACAAATGAAGGCTTGTTCCCAAATGGAGCGTTTGCCGTTCTGATGACGATGCTTGCCGTGAATTTTGCCTATTCAGGGACAGAACTGATCGGCATCGCTGCCGGAGAAACGGAGAATCCGGAAAAAACCATACCTAAGGCGATACGGACAACGGTGTGGCGATTGATTATTTTTTTCGTTGGAACGATTGTTGTCCTGTCTGCTCTGCTGCCTTCCTCGGATGCCGGTGTGCTGAAAAGCCCGTTTGTGGCGGTTTTCGAGAGAATCGGAATTCCTTATGCTGCGGAAGTGATGAATTTTGTTATCCTGACCGCCATTTTATCCGCCGCCAACTCTGGTTTGTATGCGGCGTCCAGAATGCTCTGGTCCCTTGCGGATAAGAAAACGATCTCTCCTGTTTTTGCAAAAGTAACGAAGCGCGGCGTGCCGTTAAATGCTCTTTTTCTCAGCATGGCCGGAGGCGGCTTGGCCCTGCTGTCGAGTGTCATCGCTCCGGACACGGTCTACATCGTCCTTGTTTCGATTTCAGGGCTGGCTGTCGTCGCGGTTTGGATGAGCATCAGCGCGTCTCAATTTTTCTTTAGAAGGCAATATATCAGGCAGGGGAAATCGGTAGAGGACCTGGGATACCGGACACCGCTATATCCATTCGTGCCGATTGCATCTTTCGTCCTTTGTCTCGCGTCACTGATCGGAATCGCCTTTGATCCGACACAGAGGATTGCCCTCTATTGCGGCATTCCCTTTATCCTGTTTTGCTACGGAAGCTATTATGTAACTCAGACTATGAAGAAAAGGGGCGAAGTTTATGCCGAAAAAACTCAATCCAATTGA
- a CDS encoding ABC transporter ATP-binding protein has protein sequence MIILEAKKVHKSYGNKFNRHEVLKGLDFQFEKGEFVSIMGASGSGKTTLLNVLSSIDRINSGSISIEGKEMTAMKEKQLAEFRKHHLGFIFQEYNLLDTLTVKENILLPLSITNASSKEASLKFQAVAEELGIFELKDKYPNEISGGQKQRTSAARAFIHDPSIIFADEPTGALDSKSATDLLNKLTELNRKRKATIIMVTHDPVAASYCSRVIFIKDGLTFTQLHKGEQTRQAFFQDIMKTQGVLGGVPNER, from the coding sequence ATGATCATTCTGGAAGCGAAAAAAGTTCATAAAAGCTATGGCAATAAATTCAACAGACACGAAGTCTTGAAAGGGCTGGATTTCCAATTTGAAAAAGGGGAATTTGTCAGCATCATGGGTGCGTCAGGCTCAGGAAAAACCACCTTGCTTAATGTTCTATCGTCCATAGACCGGATTAACAGCGGTTCCATTTCAATTGAAGGGAAAGAAATGACCGCTATGAAGGAAAAACAGCTGGCTGAATTCCGAAAGCATCATCTCGGTTTCATTTTTCAGGAGTATAACTTGCTTGATACGCTGACTGTCAAAGAAAACATCCTGCTTCCTTTATCTATCACGAATGCCTCTTCAAAGGAAGCCAGTCTGAAATTCCAGGCTGTGGCAGAGGAGCTGGGCATTTTTGAATTAAAAGATAAATATCCAAATGAAATTTCAGGCGGCCAAAAACAGCGGACATCGGCAGCCCGCGCTTTCATTCACGATCCCAGCATTATTTTTGCGGATGAGCCGACCGGTGCTCTTGATTCCAAGTCTGCCACTGATTTATTAAACAAACTGACAGAACTGAACCGAAAGCGAAAGGCCACCATTATTATGGTGACCCATGATCCTGTTGCGGCCAGCTACTGCAGCCGGGTCATCTTTATAAAAGACGGACTGACTTTCACACAGCTGCACAAAGGGGAACAAACAAGACAGGCCTTTTTCCAGGACATTATGAAAACACAGGGTGTGCTGGGCGGTGTTCCGAATGAGCGTTAA
- a CDS encoding aldo/keto reductase has protein sequence MMDNMKMGDSSISRIGLGLMGMSDLYGAADRKESIATIHEALERGITLFDTGDFYGTGHNELLLREALQGRNRENAFIAVKTGVLRSPDGGWIGMNNRPEAIKNNLAQTLQKLGTDYIDLYQPARVDPSVPIEETVGAIADMVKAGYVKHIGLSEANADTIRRAHKVHPISWLQIEYSLFSRGIETEILPTLRELGISLSAYGVLSRGLLSGKWSKDRQGAPDFRSFAPRFMGENLDKNLALVEKLRKIAEEKQANVAQLAIAWVLSKGEDVMPLIGARKRSQLQDAFGALNLKLTEAELAGIEEAVPAEDVAGTRYAAEQMGTLGVE, from the coding sequence ATGATGGACAATATGAAAATGGGTGACTCTTCTATTTCAAGAATCGGTCTTGGTTTAATGGGCATGTCAGACCTGTATGGCGCAGCGGACAGAAAGGAAAGCATCGCGACCATTCATGAAGCGCTGGAAAGAGGCATCACTCTTTTTGACACAGGGGATTTCTATGGAACCGGCCATAACGAGCTTTTGCTTCGGGAAGCTTTGCAGGGGAGAAATCGGGAGAATGCATTCATTGCTGTAAAAACGGGGGTGCTGAGATCCCCGGATGGCGGCTGGATTGGAATGAATAACCGACCGGAGGCAATTAAAAATAACTTGGCACAAACCCTTCAGAAGCTGGGTACGGACTACATTGATTTGTATCAGCCGGCACGCGTTGATCCAAGTGTACCGATTGAGGAAACAGTCGGGGCTATTGCAGATATGGTAAAAGCGGGCTATGTAAAGCACATCGGACTTTCTGAAGCGAATGCTGACACCATTCGCCGGGCTCACAAGGTTCATCCGATCAGTTGGCTTCAAATTGAATATTCTCTATTCAGCCGTGGGATTGAAACAGAAATCCTGCCGACACTAAGGGAACTCGGGATCAGCCTGTCTGCCTACGGTGTGCTTTCACGCGGATTGCTGAGCGGCAAGTGGTCCAAGGACCGTCAAGGCGCTCCCGATTTCCGTTCTTTTGCTCCGCGCTTCATGGGAGAAAACCTGGATAAGAACCTCGCTCTCGTAGAAAAACTGCGCAAAATTGCGGAAGAAAAACAAGCAAATGTGGCACAGCTTGCAATTGCATGGGTTCTTTCTAAAGGTGAGGATGTTATGCCGCTGATCGGTGCCCGTAAACGTTCCCAGCTTCAAGATGCATTTGGCGCCTTGAATCTTAAGCTCACTGAAGCGGAACTTGCCGGAATCGAAGAGGCGGTTCCGGCTGAAGATGTGGCCGGAACACGCTATGCCGCTGAACAAATGGGGACGCTGGGGGTTGAATAA
- the mmuM gene encoding homocysteine S-methyltransferase, translating into MPKKLNPIEEILAAYPIMILDGALATELERHGCHLDDPLWSAKVLLENPELIYQVHTDYFRAGADCAITASYQATVDGFSKRGMEEAEALNLIKKTVQLAKKARDDFWEGKEQANRPKPLVAASIGPYGAYLADGSEYRGNYGVTDEVLAAFHRLRMAALIEAGADVLAIETIPSLQEARVLASLVKEFPETYAWLSFSLKNDAQISDGTPLEKCAELLEGNSQIAAIGINCAPASLIAESVKRLSAQTEKPVIVYPNSGEAYDAATKTWHGHESDHELDHESKDWYRAGARLIGGCCRTGPQHIERLSEKWRAAEKGLERA; encoded by the coding sequence ATGCCGAAAAAACTCAATCCAATTGAAGAGATTTTAGCTGCCTATCCCATCATGATTCTTGATGGCGCTCTTGCTACAGAGCTCGAGCGGCATGGCTGTCATTTAGATGATCCCCTGTGGTCGGCAAAAGTGCTGCTCGAAAATCCTGAATTGATTTATCAGGTTCATACAGATTATTTCCGTGCCGGAGCTGACTGCGCGATTACGGCAAGCTACCAGGCGACGGTCGATGGATTTTCAAAACGGGGAATGGAAGAAGCGGAGGCACTGAATCTTATCAAAAAAACAGTGCAGCTCGCTAAGAAGGCAAGAGACGATTTTTGGGAGGGAAAAGAGCAGGCGAACCGTCCTAAACCGCTTGTTGCAGCATCGATTGGCCCTTATGGAGCCTATCTTGCTGATGGATCAGAGTATAGAGGAAACTATGGTGTGACCGATGAAGTGCTGGCTGCTTTTCACCGTCTTAGAATGGCAGCCTTAATAGAAGCGGGTGCGGATGTGCTGGCCATTGAAACCATTCCTTCCCTTCAGGAAGCAAGAGTTTTAGCCTCGCTTGTAAAAGAATTCCCGGAAACTTATGCATGGCTGTCTTTTTCCTTAAAAAATGATGCGCAAATCAGTGACGGCACACCGCTTGAGAAATGTGCAGAGCTATTGGAAGGAAACAGCCAAATTGCCGCGATCGGAATCAATTGTGCTCCGGCTTCTCTTATTGCGGAATCCGTTAAAAGACTCAGCGCCCAGACCGAAAAACCGGTAATTGTCTATCCGAACTCAGGAGAAGCATATGATGCCGCCACAAAAACGTGGCATGGGCATGAATCCGATCATGAACTGGATCATGAATCAAAAGACTGGTATCGTGCCGGGGCCCGGCTGATAGGCGGTTGCTGCCGGACAGGCCCGCAGCATATTGAAAGACTTTCGGAAAAGTGGCGGGCAGCTGAGAAAGGGCTGGAGCGGGCATGA
- a CDS encoding ABC transporter permease, whose amino-acid sequence MSVNQLIIRNLKKNLKNYYLYVFALIFSAALYFAFVTLQYDPSMDETKGSIKGAASIGTASVLLVAIVATFLLYANNLFIKRRSREIGLFQLIGMTKSKIFRILSAENFILYFGSLIIGIFVGFMFSRLIMMVLFKITGIKTVADLNFSPQALIQTIIVFSTLYLLIMLMNYIFIKRQSILSLFRVVSSAEGKVKKISAAEIIIGIAGIALIGSGYYVSSKLFDGDFKEMTELMMAMLLILASVILGTYLFYKGTVRFTLNAVRKKKNGYLSIHDVLSLSSIMFRMKSNALLLTIITTVSALSIGLLALSYISYYSAEKTSEDYVPHHFSLTSPDAAGQFKEALEDQGIAYSEVRRDVIIVNANVKDIMESSFEGATFDANSMVLSVISDESLNGRDISPKETYFTGSNDIQKKLMSLKNSGRIEWLGKKEKVPQTYLGLEDPFPVSLNFTSGALPTAVVDDTVFKRLQKDLDPALQKEFSTYIGMTIQDSSKLGKANDIFKAMKFDDDQASRLEMTKDQKIMMGLMMFIVGFLGLAFLVTSGCILYFKQMDESEDEKPNYTILRKLGFTQEDLLKGIRAKQLFNFGIPLALGLLHSYFAVQSGWFFFGTELWTPIIIVMVLYTALYSVFGILSVFYYRKVIKEAL is encoded by the coding sequence ATGAGCGTTAACCAGCTGATTATCCGCAATTTGAAGAAGAACCTCAAAAACTATTACTTGTACGTATTTGCTTTGATTTTCAGTGCTGCTCTTTATTTCGCCTTTGTCACTCTTCAATACGATCCCTCCATGGATGAAACGAAAGGATCCATTAAAGGGGCTGCGTCGATTGGAACTGCTTCTGTTCTGCTGGTAGCGATAGTCGCCACCTTCCTTCTGTACGCCAACAACTTATTTATTAAACGGCGGAGCAGGGAAATCGGACTTTTCCAGCTTATCGGTATGACTAAATCAAAAATATTCCGGATTCTTAGTGCAGAAAACTTTATTCTATATTTCGGTTCTCTGATCATTGGAATTTTTGTCGGGTTTATGTTTTCAAGGCTGATCATGATGGTTCTCTTTAAGATTACCGGCATTAAGACCGTAGCCGATTTGAATTTTTCTCCGCAGGCCCTTATCCAGACAATCATTGTTTTTAGTACCCTTTATCTGCTGATTATGCTTATGAACTATATTTTTATTAAACGGCAAAGCATCCTTTCCTTGTTCAGGGTTGTTTCATCAGCAGAAGGAAAAGTGAAGAAAATCAGCGCGGCAGAAATCATCATAGGGATCGCCGGCATTGCCCTTATTGGGAGCGGCTACTATGTATCATCCAAACTATTTGATGGTGATTTCAAAGAAATGACGGAATTGATGATGGCCATGCTGCTGATTCTGGCTTCCGTTATTCTCGGCACCTATTTATTTTACAAGGGCACAGTCCGTTTCACTTTAAATGCAGTCCGGAAGAAGAAAAACGGGTACTTATCCATCCATGACGTTCTCTCCCTGTCATCCATTATGTTCCGGATGAAATCCAATGCCCTTCTGCTCACAATTATTACAACCGTATCTGCCCTTTCCATCGGTCTCTTGGCATTAAGCTATATCTCATACTATTCGGCAGAAAAAACATCTGAAGACTATGTGCCGCATCATTTTTCCTTAACCAGTCCCGATGCAGCCGGCCAGTTCAAAGAAGCACTGGAGGACCAAGGGATTGCTTACTCAGAAGTCAGACGTGACGTAATCATTGTTAATGCGAATGTGAAAGATATTATGGAATCAAGCTTTGAGGGAGCAACATTTGATGCCAACTCTATGGTTCTTTCAGTCATCAGCGATGAAAGCCTGAATGGACGTGATATCTCACCAAAAGAGACGTATTTTACCGGTTCCAACGATATTCAGAAAAAATTAATGAGCCTGAAGAATTCCGGACGAATTGAATGGCTTGGAAAGAAGGAAAAAGTTCCGCAAACCTATTTAGGACTGGAGGATCCTTTTCCCGTTTCTCTTAATTTCACAAGCGGAGCACTGCCGACCGCTGTTGTGGATGATACCGTATTTAAAAGACTGCAAAAGGATCTCGATCCCGCTTTGCAAAAAGAATTCTCCACTTATATTGGCATGACCATTCAAGATTCCTCTAAACTCGGCAAAGCAAATGACATATTTAAAGCGATGAAATTTGACGATGATCAAGCTTCCCGCTTAGAAATGACGAAAGACCAAAAAATTATGATGGGGCTCATGATGTTCATTGTCGGATTTTTAGGACTCGCCTTCCTGGTTACATCAGGCTGTATTCTTTACTTTAAGCAAATGGATGAAAGCGAAGATGAGAAGCCTAATTATACGATTTTGAGAAAACTTGGATTCACACAGGAGGATTTGCTGAAAGGTATCCGAGCCAAGCAGCTGTTTAATTTTGGAATTCCGCTGGCATTAGGACTGCTCCACAGTTACTTTGCCGTTCAATCCGGATGGTTTTTCTTCGGAACCGAATTGTGGACACCAATCATCATTGTCATGGTTCTCTATACGGCTCTTTATTCGGTTTTCGGGATCCTATCCGTGTTTTATTACCGGAAAGTGATCAAAGAGGCCCTGTGA
- a CDS encoding TetR family transcriptional regulator, with amino-acid sequence MAEPLTKEMILDAAEQVLRRFGPEKTSVVDVARVLNISHGTIYRHYPSKDSLKEAVAERWLHSIIQPLESVFKEECSSADRLYRWVETLISIKHSLVKEDPELFAMYTSLAEESVDVIGAHIEELIGQIIPIIQEGTANGEFESLDPEAAAKGVFFATAKFHHPAHAKEWGSPDIMEEFRMVWDLILTGIVK; translated from the coding sequence ATGGCAGAGCCATTAACAAAGGAAATGATTTTAGATGCGGCCGAACAAGTACTGCGCCGTTTTGGTCCGGAGAAAACGAGTGTGGTGGATGTGGCGCGGGTCCTGAATATTAGCCACGGAACCATTTACCGTCATTATCCAAGCAAGGATTCTTTGAAGGAGGCGGTAGCAGAAAGATGGCTCCACAGCATCATCCAGCCCCTTGAAAGTGTGTTTAAGGAAGAATGCTCGTCTGCAGACCGGCTTTATAGATGGGTGGAAACGCTAATCAGCATCAAGCATTCCCTTGTAAAGGAGGATCCTGAGCTTTTTGCGATGTATACGTCTCTTGCTGAGGAGTCCGTAGATGTAATCGGCGCTCATATTGAAGAGCTGATTGGCCAGATTATTCCGATCATTCAAGAAGGAACCGCAAACGGCGAGTTCGAGTCATTGGATCCGGAAGCGGCTGCTAAAGGGGTCTTTTTCGCGACTGCTAAGTTCCACCACCCTGCGCATGCAAAAGAATGGGGATCTCCTGATATTATGGAGGAATTCCGCATGGTGTGGGATTTGATTCTAACTGGAATCGTGAAATAG
- a CDS encoding alpha/beta hydrolase: MAMLTVGNENDAPIEIYYEDHGTGKPVVLIHGWPLSGRSWEKQVPALIDAGYRVITYDRRGFGKSSQPYSGYEYDTLAADLNKLLEHLDLREAALVGFSMGGGEVARYISTYGTERVSKAVFAAAVPPYLYKAPDNPDGGLDDGAIEEFQNGVKGDRIAFLDTFTQNFFAAGDQTDLVSEPFRLYNRDIAAMASPKGSLDCITAFAKTDFRGDLEKITIPTLIIHGDSDGTVPFEVSGKRTHEMIPGSELVVVKGAPHGFNATHADEFNRGLISFLQS, translated from the coding sequence ATGGCAATGCTAACGGTAGGCAATGAAAACGATGCTCCAATTGAAATTTACTACGAGGATCACGGAACAGGGAAACCTGTCGTGCTGATTCACGGGTGGCCGCTGAGCGGACGTTCATGGGAAAAGCAGGTTCCCGCTCTTATTGATGCAGGCTACCGGGTGATTACATATGACCGCAGGGGGTTCGGAAAATCATCGCAGCCTTATAGCGGCTATGAATATGATACACTCGCAGCAGATCTGAACAAGTTGCTTGAGCATTTAGACCTTCGCGAAGCTGCACTCGTCGGGTTTTCAATGGGCGGCGGAGAAGTGGCACGCTATATCAGCACATACGGGACAGAACGTGTAAGCAAAGCGGTTTTCGCTGCGGCGGTTCCACCTTATCTGTACAAGGCACCGGATAATCCTGATGGCGGCTTGGATGACGGAGCCATTGAAGAGTTCCAAAATGGGGTAAAAGGAGACCGGATCGCGTTTCTTGATACGTTTACCCAAAACTTCTTTGCAGCCGGCGATCAGACAGACCTTGTCAGCGAACCGTTCCGTCTTTATAACCGGGATATTGCTGCCATGGCGTCGCCAAAAGGCTCTCTTGACTGTATTACAGCGTTCGCCAAAACCGATTTCAGGGGCGACCTGGAGAAAATCACTATTCCAACACTCATCATTCATGGAGATTCAGATGGTACCGTTCCGTTCGAAGTGAGCGGCAAGCGCACCCATGAAATGATTCCGGGAAGCGAACTGGTTGTGGTCAAAGGCGCTCCTCATGGATTCAATGCGACCCATGCTGACGAATTTAACCGCGGTTTGATCAGCTTCCTTCAATCCTAA